Proteins from a genomic interval of Sphingobacterium sp. SYP-B4668:
- a CDS encoding TrmH family RNA methyltransferase, whose translation MLSKAQISLVTSLQHKKFRKEHGLFVVEGIKSVTEFLYSSYDVHALFYTASVNTKVVKIPQNIKSYELTANEFSKISQLKSPQGILALVNLPKEASLLALDLANRFTLVLDDVQDPGNLGTIIRTAEWFGFKDIICSIGTVDAYNPKVVQATMGSLSRIRIHYTDLPSFISHCGLPVFGALLDGSSVYETSWGGQGLIVMGNEGNGISQEVIKLVNQAVTIPRFGEAESLNVAVATTIFCNEIARMGIMK comes from the coding sequence ATGTTGTCAAAAGCGCAAATCAGTCTAGTTACATCTCTCCAACATAAAAAGTTTCGCAAAGAGCATGGCCTTTTTGTTGTAGAGGGTATCAAATCTGTAACGGAGTTTTTATATTCATCGTATGACGTTCATGCCTTATTCTACACGGCAAGCGTTAACACAAAAGTGGTTAAAATACCGCAAAATATAAAATCCTACGAGCTGACTGCTAATGAATTCTCAAAAATTAGTCAATTAAAATCTCCTCAAGGGATATTGGCCCTTGTGAATCTTCCCAAAGAAGCGTCCCTATTAGCCTTGGATTTGGCCAATCGATTTACATTGGTCTTGGATGACGTCCAAGATCCTGGAAATCTAGGAACCATTATTCGTACGGCGGAATGGTTTGGATTTAAAGATATCATTTGTTCAATAGGCACCGTTGACGCTTATAATCCTAAAGTAGTGCAAGCGACAATGGGTTCGCTGTCCCGTATACGGATCCATTATACAGACCTTCCTTCTTTCATTTCTCACTGTGGTCTTCCTGTCTTTGGGGCGCTTCTGGATGGTTCTTCCGTCTATGAAACCTCTTGGGGAGGACAAGGCTTGATCGTGATGGGCAATGAAGGTAATGGTATCAGTCAGGAGGTCATCAAACTGGTGAACCAAGCTGTGACGATACCTCGTTTTGGGGAGGCAGAATCGCTCAACGTAGCCGTTGCTACCACTATCTTCTGTAACGAAATAGCCAGAATGGGCATCATGAAATGA
- a CDS encoding sprT domain-containing protein, whose protein sequence is MPDYIQQLQKHMPEVAAPIIAQWIVDSKCHFRISRARVTKFGDYQAPYRGQPHKISVNNNLNPYAFLITTIHEFAHLRTWQQHKNKVKPHGGEWKANFKFLMAPFLQLQVFPEKILVAVVSYLDNPAASSCTDLHLYRTLKEFDPPQTETTITVEMLEQDDFFSMKNGRTFQRKEKIRKRYKCIEIPSNKIYLFHPIAEIVPLKKPS, encoded by the coding sequence ATGCCTGACTATATCCAACAATTGCAAAAACATATGCCAGAAGTGGCTGCCCCTATTATCGCTCAATGGATAGTGGATTCTAAATGCCATTTTCGAATAAGCAGGGCACGCGTAACCAAATTTGGAGATTATCAAGCGCCTTATCGGGGACAACCGCATAAAATATCGGTCAATAACAATCTTAACCCCTACGCATTCTTGATTACAACTATTCATGAATTTGCTCATTTGCGTACGTGGCAGCAGCATAAGAATAAAGTGAAACCTCATGGCGGCGAATGGAAAGCTAACTTCAAATTTCTAATGGCTCCATTCTTACAGCTTCAAGTATTTCCAGAAAAGATACTCGTTGCCGTTGTCAGCTATTTGGATAATCCCGCAGCTTCCAGTTGCACGGATTTGCATCTATATCGAACACTGAAGGAATTTGACCCGCCACAGACGGAGACGACTATCACAGTGGAAATGTTGGAACAAGATGATTTTTTCAGCATGAAAAATGGACGGACTTTTCAACGTAAAGAGAAAATCAGAAAACGTTATAAATGTATAGAGATACCTTCCAATAAAATCTATTTATTCCACCCTATCGCTGAGATTGTCCCATTAAAGAAACCTTCGTAA
- the tamL gene encoding translocation and assembly module lipoprotein TamL, whose translation MIKQTTYFLYASITLLLLILSGCRSTKYLEDEQALVTDVDITGGDPKLKERSSLYVSSELRPNSKMNLFIYNTFNTKDGKYKKNNVKSVGEAPHILDTALVELSSKQIQRFLQTKGYFNAEVKPEISIKKKKASIDFKVVSGQSYTIRSKEVKIEDPQVEKLYNDWLAPHSHVKIGERYDAEKLLTDRENLYMLLKTNGYYDYVRQYMRAGVDSSLRNYQVDLKISVDNPPQLDQHTLYYINNSALTIRNLNQSVGKRSKTYRDTVLNVNFEDQTGNFRLRPLARYMFVKSGDKYDLSKENLSYDRLYEMNGFRSVKILYEKVDSNKLNVRYELIPRPIMGNQIEGEYTFSSGMSGFNIANTFSHRNIFGGAEQLEIKMRYGVLFDPRLKGNLAQKIFNNDFQIGANLIFPRLLVPFGIFNSIGKYGLPKTTFSSNLQIFNQDNAYSNRYFINTLNYTWFETANKQHSYTPVVLEYRVGKLDAAFEQQLFDEGYLLYIRSNNREYFGLGSQYTYTLNAPKLLKLEDFSYFRGAIDLSGNVLGVASKLFSFSQNEDGERTLFDVPYLQYAKLELDYRLYRHLGGNRQFVFRINPGIAIPYGNNSSLLIFEKSFYSGGMNGIRAWQARTLGPGSYNREGLDESLRLNLRNLDQLGEIKLEGNAEYRFRLLNHFLGAKLNGATFVDFGNVWRLKENELNPGGEFKFDKFMTQIAIGSGFGLRFDSDYFVIRLDAGIKVKDPQFEGKDQWVIKHFFDQKDFKQSYYESHKPDRYNFIQYNFGIGFPF comes from the coding sequence ATGATTAAACAAACGACTTATTTTTTATATGCAAGTATAACGCTTTTGTTGCTAATTCTTAGTGGATGCCGTTCAACAAAATATCTGGAAGACGAGCAGGCTTTAGTCACAGATGTGGATATAACAGGAGGAGATCCTAAGCTGAAGGAGCGTTCTTCACTTTATGTTTCGAGTGAATTGCGACCCAATTCAAAAATGAACCTGTTTATATACAATACCTTCAATACCAAAGACGGTAAGTATAAAAAAAATAACGTCAAGAGCGTAGGCGAGGCTCCTCATATATTGGATACAGCGCTTGTAGAGCTTTCCAGTAAACAGATTCAACGCTTCTTGCAAACAAAAGGGTATTTCAATGCCGAAGTGAAACCTGAGATATCGATTAAGAAAAAAAAAGCAAGTATTGATTTTAAAGTAGTATCCGGGCAATCCTACACCATACGTAGTAAAGAGGTGAAAATTGAAGATCCTCAGGTTGAGAAACTGTATAATGATTGGTTAGCGCCGCACTCCCATGTGAAAATAGGAGAAAGATACGATGCCGAAAAGCTATTGACAGATAGGGAAAATCTATATATGCTGCTCAAAACAAATGGGTACTACGACTACGTTAGGCAGTATATGCGTGCAGGTGTGGATTCTAGCCTGCGCAATTACCAAGTAGATTTGAAGATATCTGTAGACAACCCACCGCAGCTAGACCAGCATACCCTCTACTATATCAACAACAGTGCGCTGACCATTCGCAATTTGAATCAGTCCGTTGGCAAAAGGAGTAAAACCTACCGCGATACGGTATTAAACGTTAATTTTGAAGATCAGACCGGTAATTTTAGATTGCGCCCACTTGCCCGATACATGTTCGTCAAGTCTGGCGATAAATATGATTTGAGTAAGGAAAATCTCTCCTATGACCGCCTTTATGAGATGAACGGGTTTAGAAGCGTGAAGATTTTGTACGAAAAGGTGGATTCCAATAAATTGAATGTAAGGTACGAGTTGATTCCTCGCCCCATCATGGGCAATCAGATAGAAGGCGAATACACCTTCAGTTCAGGAATGAGCGGATTTAATATCGCCAATACATTCTCCCATCGTAATATCTTCGGTGGTGCCGAACAATTGGAAATCAAGATGCGCTACGGGGTGCTCTTTGATCCTCGCTTAAAGGGAAATCTTGCGCAGAAAATATTCAACAATGATTTTCAGATTGGAGCCAATTTGATATTTCCAAGATTATTAGTGCCATTTGGCATTTTTAATAGTATCGGTAAATACGGGCTTCCCAAGACAACCTTCTCTTCCAATCTACAGATCTTCAATCAAGATAATGCCTATTCCAATCGATATTTTATCAATACGTTGAACTATACCTGGTTTGAAACGGCAAACAAACAACATAGTTATACACCTGTTGTTTTGGAATATAGGGTAGGCAAGTTGGATGCAGCATTTGAGCAACAGCTCTTTGATGAGGGCTACTTGCTGTATATAAGAAGTAATAATCGGGAGTATTTTGGATTGGGTTCTCAATATACCTACACGTTAAATGCACCTAAATTATTGAAGTTGGAAGATTTTAGTTATTTCAGAGGAGCGATTGATCTTAGTGGGAACGTATTAGGGGTGGCCAGCAAGCTCTTTAGTTTCAGTCAAAATGAGGATGGAGAACGGACTCTTTTTGACGTCCCTTATCTTCAGTATGCAAAGTTAGAATTGGATTATCGTTTGTATCGTCATCTTGGCGGTAATCGGCAATTTGTATTCCGAATCAATCCCGGAATCGCTATTCCTTATGGCAATAACTCCAGCTTGTTGATTTTTGAAAAGAGCTTTTACAGTGGCGGAATGAATGGTATCAGAGCATGGCAAGCACGTACCTTAGGTCCAGGAAGTTACAATAGGGAAGGGTTGGACGAGTCGCTGCGACTCAATCTTCGGAATTTGGACCAACTAGGCGAAATCAAGCTAGAGGGTAATGCCGAGTATCGATTTCGATTGCTCAACCACTTCCTAGGGGCCAAGTTGAATGGTGCTACATTTGTGGACTTTGGGAATGTATGGCGCTTGAAGGAGAATGAATTGAATCCTGGCGGTGAATTTAAGTTTGATAAATTCATGACCCAGATTGCTATTGGCTCGGGGTTTGGACTTCGTTTTGACTCTGATTATTTTGTGATTCGACTAGACGCTGGAATCAAAGTAAAAGATCCACAATTTGAAGGCAAGGATCAGTGGGTAATCAAGCACTTCTTCGATCAGAAAGATTTTAAGCAGTCTTACTACGAATCCCATAAGCCCGATCGTTATAATTTTATTCAATACAACTTCGGAATAGGCTTCCCTTTCTAG
- a CDS encoding AI-2E family transporter, with amino-acid sequence MEDKKSSPPYSLSLASSLFALVLIIGLMYVTQSVLVPLLFSIIISITLFPIANFLERRLRFVRSLAAIVSVIIAILIIGGILWFIVHESIIIGRDASDITNKVTSVVESFQDWMQHRFGMERSEMAAKFQEQSNKVLDNVGGYLSTAFGSIGSTLAGVVLVPIFIFFLLYYRDFFKEFFFKTFKDTENKKINDVLNKIYQVVQSYFLGLVTVMGIVAVLNTVGLMILGIEYAWFFGSLASFLMLLPYIGIAIGSILPALFALATKDNAWYAIGVIAWFQVVQFLEGNIITPNIVGGKVSINPLMAIIAILVGGMIFGLAGLILALPMTAALKVIFDAIPSMQSIGFLIGEPEKQHLKRNSTQELLMKWGIVRPPRRKKKETEDVATAAKEVTTKSNEKEN; translated from the coding sequence ATGGAAGATAAAAAAAGTTCCCCGCCCTATTCGCTTAGCTTAGCGTCGAGCTTATTTGCGTTAGTACTTATCATCGGCCTGATGTATGTCACGCAAAGTGTATTGGTCCCGCTACTATTTTCCATCATTATTTCTATTACACTGTTTCCCATTGCTAATTTTTTAGAGCGTAGATTACGATTTGTACGTTCATTGGCCGCCATTGTATCTGTAATAATTGCCATATTGATTATCGGTGGCATCTTGTGGTTCATTGTACACGAGAGCATTATTATAGGACGAGATGCAAGTGACATCACCAACAAAGTAACGTCCGTTGTGGAAAGCTTCCAAGATTGGATGCAACATCGATTTGGGATGGAAAGAAGCGAAATGGCGGCAAAGTTTCAAGAACAGAGTAACAAGGTACTCGATAATGTGGGCGGTTACCTATCTACAGCTTTTGGGTCCATTGGGAGTACCCTTGCTGGAGTAGTACTGGTTCCTATCTTTATTTTCTTCCTGCTTTATTACCGAGATTTTTTTAAAGAGTTTTTCTTTAAGACTTTCAAAGATACCGAAAACAAAAAAATCAATGATGTACTCAATAAAATCTATCAAGTGGTACAAAGTTACTTCTTGGGTCTGGTTACTGTAATGGGCATCGTCGCTGTATTGAATACAGTAGGTTTGATGATACTGGGCATTGAGTATGCTTGGTTTTTTGGTTCGTTGGCTTCATTCCTAATGTTACTTCCTTATATCGGAATTGCTATCGGATCTATCCTTCCTGCATTATTTGCGTTGGCAACAAAAGATAATGCTTGGTATGCGATTGGTGTCATCGCTTGGTTTCAGGTAGTCCAATTTTTAGAAGGTAACATCATTACCCCAAATATTGTTGGGGGAAAAGTAAGTATTAACCCTTTGATGGCAATCATCGCTATCTTAGTGGGTGGTATGATTTTCGGATTGGCGGGTTTGATTCTTGCGCTACCTATGACCGCAGCCCTTAAGGTCATCTTCGATGCCATTCCTTCTATGCAGTCCATCGGCTTTTTGATAGGTGAGCCGGAGAAACAACACCTTAAAAGAAACTCCACTCAAGAATTGTTAATGAAATGGGGAATCGTACGCCCCCCTCGCCGAAAGAAGAAGGAAACGGAAGATGTTGCGACAGCAGCTAAAGAGGTTACCACAAAAAGTA
- a CDS encoding MFS transporter: MTDTSSNSIYTLQFALLCLSSLLFSASFNMIIPELPNYLSSMGGAEYKGLIIALFTLTAGISRPFSGKLTDKWGRVPVMAVGSVVCFVCGFLYPVLTSVAGFLMLRLVHGFSTGFKPTATSAYVADIIPRARWGEALGLHGLCFSIGGAVGPAIGSAIFQAYGIDTMFYSSSLFALLSIVIVANMKETLSTKEKLNISMFKISRSDIIDLGALPAGVVTFLSYSAYGVILTLIPDWSEHLGLANKGVFFTAYTIASILIRFLSGKVADRYGRTKVIMVGLVTVALSLYLISEGDNFFRLMLGASVYGIGTGILSPAVNAWTIDLSSPQQRGRAIATMYISLEAGIGLGALIAGFYYRDIIENIPKIMLTNAAVLLLALIYMLWWQFMKKPKQELPM; this comes from the coding sequence ATGACGGATACGAGCTCAAATTCAATATATACCCTACAATTTGCACTCCTGTGTTTGAGTTCGCTACTATTTTCAGCAAGCTTCAACATGATTATTCCCGAGCTGCCTAATTACCTCAGCAGTATGGGCGGAGCTGAATATAAGGGTCTGATTATCGCCCTGTTTACCTTGACGGCTGGTATTTCTAGACCGTTTAGTGGTAAGTTGACAGACAAATGGGGACGTGTACCAGTGATGGCCGTTGGCTCTGTTGTGTGCTTTGTTTGTGGATTTTTGTACCCTGTACTCACTTCAGTGGCCGGGTTTCTTATGCTCAGGCTGGTACATGGTTTTTCGACAGGGTTCAAACCTACGGCTACTTCGGCATACGTTGCGGATATCATCCCACGCGCTCGTTGGGGAGAGGCACTCGGTCTTCACGGTTTATGCTTTAGTATTGGTGGTGCAGTAGGCCCAGCAATTGGAAGTGCTATATTTCAAGCTTATGGTATAGATACGATGTTTTATAGTTCTTCTTTATTTGCACTACTATCCATCGTAATTGTAGCCAACATGAAAGAGACGCTATCCACTAAAGAGAAACTCAACATTTCGATGTTCAAGATCTCTAGATCGGACATTATAGATTTGGGAGCACTGCCCGCTGGCGTGGTCACTTTTTTATCCTACTCGGCCTATGGCGTCATCTTGACTCTAATACCTGATTGGAGTGAGCATCTCGGCTTAGCCAATAAAGGGGTATTCTTTACGGCATACACGATTGCTTCTATCCTCATTCGATTTCTCTCTGGAAAGGTAGCCGATCGATACGGCCGGACAAAAGTCATTATGGTCGGACTGGTCACTGTGGCACTCTCCCTGTATCTCATAAGTGAGGGTGATAATTTTTTCAGATTGATGCTCGGTGCTAGTGTATATGGTATTGGTACGGGTATCCTATCGCCGGCGGTGAATGCTTGGACAATAGACCTCAGTAGTCCACAACAACGAGGTAGGGCTATTGCAACTATGTACATCTCCTTGGAGGCTGGTATAGGATTGGGTGCTCTTATCGCTGGATTCTACTATCGTGATATCATCGAGAATATTCCAAAAATTATGTTGACCAATGCTGCTGTACTGTTATTGGCCCTAATCTATATGCTTTGGTGGCAATTTATGAAAAAACCGAAACAGGAATTGCCGATGTAG
- a CDS encoding M28 family metallopeptidase: protein MRLLHFLSVLAITMLGVSCQNKKANSDSVHDTSGLDSVALGAISESSYKKYVEELSSDAFEGRKPFTKGDTLAVTYIEEQFKQLGLAPGNGDSFFQEVPMVEISSTAPSQLTLTGASGKLTINNLADYVIGSRQLKENIDVDQSELVFAGFGIIAPEYNWNDYDGLNVKGKTVVVMVNDPGRYDKTLFKGDTMTYYGRWTYKYEEAARQGAAGVLIIHDKGAASYDWDVVRSGWSGSQLDLVSKDKGESYTAYEGWISAETTKKLFALSGIQEDLIAQAKKPGFKPRSLGITTDVRIKNRYRTSTSNNVIAKLEGSTRKDEVIIYTAHWDHLGIGEPVDGDSIYNGAIDNAAGVAALFEIAKAFKAAKVQPERTIVFMAVTAEEQGLLGSAYYAANPIYPLKKTVANLNMDAFSPMGATKDVSIVGMGHSELDEYAARSAAKFGREVHDSGNPSSGGFFRSDHFNFVKKGVPALFMGSGDQYLETDTTVLQNRKKLLSGRYHAPSDEVDPHWDFNGIIADIKLFFDMGYTMSLEATYPKWKDKSEFRHVGSKR from the coding sequence ATGAGACTACTTCATTTCCTATCTGTACTTGCCATCACCATGCTCGGTGTATCCTGTCAAAATAAGAAAGCTAATTCTGATTCGGTTCATGACACCAGTGGACTAGATTCGGTTGCGCTCGGAGCTATATCTGAGAGCAGCTACAAAAAATACGTTGAGGAGCTTTCATCCGATGCATTTGAAGGCCGGAAACCCTTTACAAAAGGTGATACTCTGGCTGTGACCTATATCGAAGAGCAGTTCAAACAGCTGGGATTGGCTCCAGGAAATGGTGACAGTTTTTTTCAAGAAGTCCCTATGGTAGAAATCAGCAGCACCGCTCCCTCACAACTTACCTTAACCGGAGCCTCAGGCAAATTGACTATCAATAATCTAGCGGATTATGTTATCGGCAGTAGACAATTAAAAGAAAACATTGATGTCGACCAATCGGAGCTGGTCTTTGCCGGATTTGGCATCATTGCGCCTGAATACAACTGGAATGACTATGACGGGTTGAATGTAAAAGGAAAAACCGTTGTTGTCATGGTCAATGACCCCGGACGGTATGACAAAACGCTCTTTAAAGGGGATACCATGACCTACTACGGTCGGTGGACCTATAAATATGAAGAGGCCGCTAGACAAGGTGCAGCTGGTGTATTAATCATCCATGATAAAGGAGCGGCAAGCTATGACTGGGACGTGGTAAGATCAGGATGGAGTGGCTCCCAATTGGACCTTGTCTCCAAAGACAAAGGAGAGTCTTATACCGCATATGAAGGATGGATATCTGCAGAAACCACAAAGAAGCTCTTTGCACTATCTGGAATACAAGAAGATTTGATTGCTCAGGCGAAGAAGCCGGGTTTTAAACCTCGAAGTCTCGGCATTACGACGGATGTTCGAATCAAGAATAGGTATCGTACGTCAACCTCCAACAATGTCATTGCTAAATTGGAGGGTAGTACACGTAAAGATGAAGTGATTATATATACAGCCCATTGGGATCATTTGGGAATAGGCGAACCGGTAGATGGGGACTCTATTTATAATGGCGCGATAGATAATGCCGCAGGGGTAGCGGCACTTTTTGAAATCGCGAAGGCATTCAAAGCAGCTAAAGTACAGCCCGAACGTACGATTGTTTTCATGGCGGTCACAGCCGAAGAACAGGGCCTGTTGGGCTCTGCCTACTATGCTGCAAATCCTATCTATCCTTTAAAAAAAACGGTTGCTAACCTGAATATGGATGCTTTCAGTCCAATGGGGGCAACCAAAGATGTATCTATAGTAGGTATGGGGCATTCGGAATTAGATGAGTATGCTGCACGGTCGGCCGCCAAGTTCGGGCGCGAAGTACACGACTCTGGCAACCCTTCTTCTGGTGGTTTTTTCCGTTCGGACCATTTCAATTTTGTAAAAAAAGGGGTTCCTGCTCTTTTTATGGGGAGTGGAGACCAATATCTTGAAACGGACACTACGGTATTACAAAATCGTAAGAAATTACTGTCAGGCAGGTATCACGCACCCTCGGATGAGGTTGATCCACATTGGGACTTCAACGGGATAATCGCAGATATCAAGCTCTTCTTTGATATGGGCTACACGATGAGCCTTGAAGCCACATATCCAAAATGGAAAGACAAGTCTGAATTCAGACATGTAGGAAGTAAACGATAA